A single region of the Anomaloglossus baeobatrachus isolate aAnoBae1 chromosome 2, aAnoBae1.hap1, whole genome shotgun sequence genome encodes:
- the LOC142290111 gene encoding olfactory receptor 52K1-like translates to MSLQNSSGLLPVHFILLGIPGLEHLYLYLALIFTVVYVTSVIGNLTLLFIIRIDRSLHEPMYFFLCMLSSIDLALSNSTTPKMLGILWVNSQEIYSEACLTQLFFLHSGAIMESALLLAMAFDRFVAICNPLRYTSILTKLLITEIGVMAISRAVALMMPLPFLIKRFPFCSSNIIHHSYCEHMAVVKLACADTTFNNIYGLVVALFIVGLDLIFIICSYILILKAVFRLASSEARFKALGTCASHICAILSFYIPVVLSSVVHRFGKNVPIHIHILLANVYLMLPPLINPIVYGVRTKQIRTRVKSVFSLNFICSTNVCSDMKNTHSM, encoded by the coding sequence ATGTCTCTGCAGAACTCCTCAGGCTTACTTCCAGTACATTTCATCCTCCTGGGGATCCCTGGCCTTGAACACCTCTACCTCTACCTCGCGCTCATCTTCACAGTGGTTTATGTCACATCAGTCATTGGAAACCTCACTCTGCTCTTCATCATCAGGATAGACCGGAGCCTCCATGAGCCCATGTACTTCTTTCTTTGCATGTTGTCCTCCATTGACTTGGCTTTGTCCAACTCCACCACACCCAAGATGTTGGGGATCTTGTGGGTGAACTCTCAGGAGATTTACTCCGAGGCCTGCCTCACCCAGTTGTTCTTCCTCCATTCTGGTGCTATTATGGAGTCGGCTCTACTCCTGGCTATGGCATTTGATAGATTTGTCGCCATCTGCAACCCTCTAAGATACACCTCAATACTCACAAAGTTGCTGATAACAGAGATCGGCGTGATGGCCATCAGCAGAGCAGTGGCACTGATGATGCCATTACCATTCCTTATAAAAAGGTTTCCATTCTGTTCATCGAACATCATCCATCACTCCTACTGTGAACACATGGCCGTGGTGAAACTCGCCTGTGCCGACACCACCTTTAACAACATTTATGGCCTCGTGGTGGCTCTTTTCATTGTAGGGTTGGATCTGATCTTCATCATCTGCTCTTACATCCTAATTCTTAAGGCCGTATTTCGGCTGGCCTCCAGCGAAGCCAGATTCAAGGCTCTGGGTACATGCGCCTCCCATATTTGTGCCATCCTTTCATTCTACATTCCAGTTGTTCTGTCTTCTGTTGTCCACAGGTTTGGAAAGAACGTCCCTATTCACATTCATATATTATTGGCCAATGTGTACCTGATGTTACCACCTCTCATTAACCCCATCGTATATGGAGTAAGGACCAAGCAGATAAGGACCCGAGTGAAATCCGTCTTCAGCCTGAACTTCATATGTTCCACCAATGTCTGCTCCGACATGAAGAATACTCATAGTATGTAG